The nucleotide sequence CCATGGCCACTGCAGTTCCACTCGGTGCTCTTCATGAACCGAAGCGGCACCCTGCAAATGGTGGATCTCTGGTACGACTGGCCCAACGGCCGCAACTTTAACATCATCCAGACCCAGCTGGGAAGCCTCCTCTACGACCTCGAGTGGACCAACGGCACCTCCTTCTTCTACACCTTGGATTCCGACCAGACTTGCAGAGTGGTGGACCTCGAGGTGGGGATTCTCCGGCCAAACTGGCTCGACGGCGCCACCTACCTCGGCCGCCGCTACATGGATGGCTTCCTCTGCAACGCGTGGCAGAAGCTCGATTTCATCTGGTACTATGAGGACGTCGCCACCAAACGGCCGGTCTTCTGGGTCTTCTATTCAGGTACTAAAAGAAGCCAATTGTAGCTGCTTAATCGTAAAATTACTCGCTCAATTTTGGTTCAAAGATCGAGGAAACTGGAGACGGCATGATTGAATTTTCTGAACAAATTTGTTGGTGGATTATTAGGGTTTAAATTTTCCTGTTCGCATCATTAAGTACTACTTGGGTTGATTTACACAGGATACAGCGCACACGTGATGACATTTGAAGTGGGGAAGGTGCTTGAGGATCCCAAATGGCAAGCGCCGG is from Diospyros lotus cultivar Yz01 chromosome 2, ASM1463336v1, whole genome shotgun sequence and encodes:
- the LOC127794194 gene encoding uncharacterized protein At4g14100-like produces the protein MVSATKAVSFYLFLFLFLFLCFPSKASSEPTEPDPVPTPWPLQFHSVLFMNRSGTLQMVDLWYDWPNGRNFNIIQTQLGSLLYDLEWTNGTSFFYTLDSDQTCRVVDLEVGILRPNWLDGATYLGRRYMDGFLCNAWQKLDFIWYYEDVATKRPVFWVFYSGYSAHVMTFEVGKVLEDPKWQAPVYCFNEEKKSVVESASDGGWDGGLMRMVVSGGNVGVN